One stretch of Legionella birminghamensis DNA includes these proteins:
- a CDS encoding sigma-70 family RNA polymerase sigma factor yields MSALEKDLDRELINQARSGERAAIGRLLYHYRPAILFHIKSQVDEIADVEDLVQEVCIKVFRFITQFDYKANFKTWLYKITQTTIINYYRSRRLDTVEIFSEEPDTQDSSPEQEAIRLELSEQITQFLLSLPKTLQKCFYLYSVLGLAYEEIAVRMHCPLGTVRSRIHRIRSTILVILK; encoded by the coding sequence CTGCGCTAGAAAAAGATCTGGATAGGGAATTGATCAATCAGGCACGAAGTGGAGAAAGGGCGGCAATTGGCCGATTATTGTATCATTATCGGCCTGCAATTCTGTTCCATATTAAATCCCAGGTTGATGAAATCGCAGACGTAGAGGATCTGGTTCAGGAAGTATGCATCAAAGTGTTTCGGTTCATAACTCAGTTTGATTACAAGGCGAATTTCAAGACCTGGCTATACAAGATCACGCAAACGACAATCATTAATTATTATCGCAGCCGGCGGCTGGATACTGTAGAAATATTTTCTGAAGAACCGGATACTCAGGATAGTTCTCCTGAGCAAGAGGCTATCCGTCTTGAGCTTAGTGAACAAATAACTCAATTTTTACTTAGCCTGCCAAAGACATTGCAAAAATGTTTTTATCTTTATAGCGTTTTAGGATTAGCCTATGAAGAAATTGCTGTAAGAATGCATTGCCCATTGGGTACGGTACGTTCAAGAATTCATCGTATCCGCTCAACGATTCTGGTTATTTTGAAATAG